Part of the Mya arenaria isolate MELC-2E11 chromosome 8, ASM2691426v1 genome, TGATAGCTGTTTGGGTAGACGCTATGTCAGGGTGTGTGGAGGTGGTCGTGGATGTGAAAGTTGTCGAGTTGTGTAGGCACGGGTCAACCGCATTACATAGATTGGAATCACAGCAGTATCTACAGCCTTTTCCGCTTAACTGGCAAGATACATCCTGTAATAAAAAGGTCACGTTAACAAACATGATTATGGTGTCAATCTTTTTGAATTATATCTTATTCGTTCATCGCGAGTTGCAAATGCttaaatacaatgataaatgtGATTTATATAATCTGAAAATAACATCAGTAGGTTATATCGCCATATCCAATTATTAAGGACAGCTATTTAATACCGTACTTGTTTGTGTACACATCCTGTGGAATAGAACTTCTCCCCGGGGCCAGAAAACTGAGTTTGTGTGGTGATCTGACACACCTAAAACAGAACCAGTTATGGTACATACAGCCATATAACATTTAGGTTAATGATTCATAATTTGCTTTGGACTTTTTGCATcagaaaatgagaaaaaaaacccGGAACAAATGCTACCTGTATGTACTAGAGTGGCATCCATTTTGTCACTGATTTCAATAACTTCAAATCacctttttaaatttaataagcatttcatttttactAAAGGCAGAATAAATGAACAGATAATCCTTATGACATCACAGTTACTACATACCTCGTCCCTCCCACATTGCTGCACTTTCTCACAGCCATCAGCACCCAGAGAACTGCCACACGAATAGCAAACCGGGCCATCAGACTTGGGCGGCTCTGAAACAGCAATGTTATGtaataagataataaaatgttgttgtttttacaaaagCCTTCCACTTTCCCGCGCATCACCATACCGAAATGAAAATCCACATAATAATGTAACGGCGTTGAGCACCTACACATCTTCGCCGTACTATGGGGTTAACTCGTCAACGATTGTACGGGAAAATATCGTTAGATCAAAGTTTTCAGTTAAATATTATGTCCGTTATATTACTGTTATTGCACTGTTTAATAGGACAAGTAAATAAGCATTCGAAAACCTGACCAGTAAAGTTCTTAATTTCGAATAAATCTACTCAGAACCTTTTATTCGAAAAGGCGAATGCACGATACCTACGTTGATTATTTGGTCCCAGTGTTCGATCCCCTTCGTGTTAAACAGGTCACTATGGCAAGTACATTGACACACATTCTGCTCACCTTACTGCACTATTAATGGCAAAGAACGTTCTAGAATAGCGATTTGTGGTCGTAATGGCCATGTAAAGTATAAAATACCTCCTTTCTCACTACTTGTATGTTAACTACAATAACAAATACCCTGTCCGCATCCTTTCGCGTTGCAGAGGTCACCATGGCAACACTGGGAGCACACTGCATCCGTGCGCTTCCGGCCTATCAGTTGCGATGCTTTACAGATCTGCAAGACACATACATCAAGTGAAAGAGTGTCtactatattttaaatgattaatgaaGATTCCTACAATCTGTCagagttttaaatttatttgaaaaactacagaaacaagctcagaagaaataagtttaaatataaaccccgtttaaagacttataacacaaaacaaagaatcacaaacaagacgcatggaacaacagcacaaatctacacaaacaacacagtgcatatccACTATATAAAActgggtatgtttatcaaggattgctacgtaccgccttggaacggtcagtaaaggAGGTTTGAAACATCACCTCACAAAAAAGTATACTAGTATACTTGCCATTTCATCAATGCACCTCAGGTTGAACCTCAGCGATCCTATTGTGGTGATATATTCTTCGAGATGACACAgctacaaacataaaaaatatgcgTATTTGCGAAAACAGATCATTTTCAGTTTGTAATCGTTTCTGCGTTATTCAATGTCTTATAACCAATATTTTCTATCAGACTAATGACCATTATAATTCCAATCAAAGcacaaaatgtttaatgtttatgaacACAGATAACCCATTGTAAgttctttgtttaaaaacaacaacatatacacCACTTCTTTAGATAAAACGTTCACCCATTCCAAACCTCATGACTGCCGCAGTGTTGGATTGTCTGACACGTGTACGGTTTGGGAGATTCGGTACATTTGAGGCACGTGTAGTTATACCCTGAAGTTGAAGATGTATATGCATTTGAAATGGGGGCATAGCCTTAGCAGCTATATTTGTGTAAAAGAGTCATGCACATTAAATTCAAAAGGAACACTTCTGAAATTTATGAATAGTTCGAGTTACAAACAGAAATTACGCAACACAACTCAATCAAGAAACTAacacttattaaaatattttaagattttaatgcaataaaggttttcaataaaaacaaaattgagatTACCTTCAGCTGTACGTGTGCAGAAACCGAAAATCACCAGTAAAAGCAACAttatctgaaaaacaaaaaccCATTAAAGATGGCTTACGTCACATTCCTTAAAGTACGTAGTGAAACCACGACACATTTAAGAgtgttatgtttaaaaacaata contains:
- the LOC128245051 gene encoding uncharacterized protein LOC128245051 → MLLLLVIFGFCTRTAEGYNYTCLKCTESPKPYTCQTIQHCGSHELCHLEEYITTIGSLRFNLRCIDEMICKASQLIGRKRTDAVCSQCCHGDLCNAKGCGQEPPKSDGPVCYSCGSSLGADGCEKVQQCGRDEVCQITTQTQFSGPGEKFYSTGCVHKQDVSCQLSGKGCRYCCDSNLCNAVDPCLHNSTTFTSTTTSTHPDIASTQTAIITTTTARTTTAATTPEITSIQTDIISTTTTGTKNVTATTNTASLPTTQYNGPCIDESLTVCRYDTVCSQHPTRCPKLCKLCV